ATCGCAATGATGTTCTTGCCAATAAATATAGTTGAAACCCGACTGTCTCGGAACAGTAACATGTTAATTGACCGGATGAATATCGTGACTATGTTGATGGTTACCAAGCTTAACACGGGATACAGCATCATCTTTTGAGGGGCTATGTGCTCACCTTGCATGCTGATCTCACTAAGAGAGACACATGGCAGAATGAGCAAGAGAATGTAGCAGTAGAAAAACATGAGGCCTTCTGCCCACATCGGAAGGCCAGACTTATGTGGCTCCCACAGATTGGCTTGGATGTCCAAAATATCCAACAAGTCCAAAGCTACCCAGAAGAGACGTCCTCTTAGATCCTCTTTCTTCCTGAAAGTCCTGACATAGTCCATGCTGTCTAAGGCGATCAAGATGAGGTATAGCCCAGGCACACAGATAGAAAGCAGTAAGGTCAATGCCTTTCGCGCCACTATGTCTGTGTTCTTTTTCTCAGCTTTATAGTTCTGAAAAATGAAGTAGAGCTTAATCTCCAGGACGAATATGTACAGAAACCAGAGGATCATGGCATAACCACGCTTGGCGGTCTTTACCTCGGCTCCGACCCAGACAGCCACATACCGCAGCACGATGAGGAAGCAGATGTCCCCTACCAGCACGATGATGCAGACCCCAATCTTCCGAGGCCCTTGGTTCTGCTCTACCAGGTAGGCGTCCATGAAGGCCATGCTGCTCATGATGACGATGGTGGAGAGGCACACGTGGCGCCTGTCTGGTGGTGGGAGGACCATGGTTAGTGGTTGAGGAGCACCCTTTGGCCAGTACTGCAGTGCTGTCCTGTCAGGACTGAAGGAATATACCTACTTGGCTGAAGACTACTAAATGAAGACAACTTTACTAAGGATGATAGCCCCTATTATTTTGATCTGCTGTTCCAAACTGTAGTCAATTATTCCCTCTGGTACTCCAGTGATAAATCTAAACACTTAGTAGATTCCCGCTGGCAATCTCCTCCCATCTGCGCTCTTGTAGTTGGTACATTGATGCTCAAGATGCTTTGCACTTCATTAAAGGCAATGAGGTAACTCTTCACCAAATGGAGAAAGGCCAACATATCTCTGGAAATCATGGGTTCTTGAGAATGCATGACATGCCTGAGGTGTGGACTCTTGAGTAACAGTTAATGAGTTGGAAGGTTGAAGGAGTCTCTGTGCCAACAGCAGTGGTACAAGTAGGGTCAGCCTGAGATGTGAATACATAGTAGTCAATCAATTGTGAATCTTCCAGTGGATGGACCAGGTTGCAGGGGTACATTCATCAGCTGCGTTCCATGAACTAGAGCTGACCTGGTCATACACCACATATCAGCCATTATATTCCTCCAGAGCATCGACTTTCTCTGGGAATCCTGATGTTGGTTTTCTCTTCGGATCTATGAAGTCAGGAAGAAataggggtgggagggagggagagagagaaagagagaagaaaggagAGGGGCACATTAGTGATGAAAGGTTACAAATACGCTACTTTGTGCTGTTGGCTGCATATTAAGCCATTGCAAACTAGTGTATACTGGAAAAAAGCCAGAATcatcttttgaaaataaaatatttaggaGCTTGTGGGTTTCAAATGGTAAACTATTCTTCTGCAACATGGAGCATTTGCAAAGGTTCACAGGATGAGCATAATGCCTGACCGAGGAACCTTGCAAGGACACTCAAGGTGGCTTCAGCCCTTGATGTTGTACTGCACAGACTTGCCGATAGTGGAACCATGGAACATGTGTAACCAGAAGGCCAAGTATATCGCTAATTCCCTAAGTAGGACTAGCCAAATTTGCAATCAGAAAGAACAAGACTGACCATAACTCAGGGAAAACAAACGAGAAGAAGAAGATAAAGCGTTTTAAAGAAGGTAGAACTCATGCTTGCTAAGTGATCTGTGTACATGAGGAATCTTTTGGGTCCTGGGCTATGGAACCATTGGGGTGGGGATACTGGGTGGGAACCATCAATCTGGCTACCAATTTATGATCACAAGTCATTGTCTTAGGCTGCCATACTACATTAGCTCAATGGTGGAGTATTAAACAGTACCTCTGGGACAAAATTGGTGAACTCTCATTATtgagggctttactcattggtcTGGTTGCTCTGTTTGTAAGTACGTGAGATGCCAGAGCATTCATGTCATCAGGCTCACATCCTTACATAaaccacacggtagtgtagtggttagcgtaatgctattacagtgccagcgacctgggttcaattctggccgctgtctgtaaggagtttttacgttctccctgtgactgcgtgggtttcctctgggtgctccggtttcctcccacattccaaacagacgtacaggttaggagctgtgggcatgctatgttgcgccaaaagagtggcgacacttgcaggctgctccccagcacattctcagtaacgcaaaaagacccatttcactgtatgtttcaatgtacagtacatgtgactaataaagatatcatatcatatctGATGTTTGCTTTTAAGGTTGCCATATAATTTAATTAATCACTCGATGGAAGATGACTCCCCCTTACTAAGTAAAATCTAAAtgttcatgttgcagctgtataaaactttgattagactgcatggagtattgtgtgctgttctggggttcccattacaggaaggatgtggaaactttggggagtatgcagaggaggtttaccaggatgttgcctggattagagagtaggagctataaggagaggttggacaaacttgggttgttttctctggagcatcataggctgaggggagacctgatagaagtgcataaaattatgagaggtatagaccggttagacggtcagaatctttttcctagggtaaaaatgtcaagtactagagggcatagctttaaggtgagagggagaaagtttaaaggagatgcgtggggcaagtttttatttactaAAGAGTGGCGGTGcttggaacaagctgtcagggatggtggtggaggaagatatggTCGTGGCAGtaaagaggctttcagatagacatactgtatgaatatgcagggagtggagggatgtggatcacctTCAGGAAGAtggtattagtttaatttggcatcaggtttggcacagacatcatggggcaaagggcctgttcctatgttctatgttctaaatgagatGACGCCATTAGATTGAACTGTTTTCAACGCTACCTGCCCTTGTAAGGAATAATTGGCTTCCATCCACTATTTTGTTactattatttaatatttttgaatatgaTGCCTTGCAGTGAGGGTGACTGGTGGGGAAGAACCTCCTCTTGTTTGAGAATTGCTGGAAGGCAGTACACTCACAGGCTTGTGGGGACACGCAGAAGTCAACAGGTGAAATGTCAGAGCCCTTCACTTGACAGCAGTGCGAGGGTCAGTTTTAGTCCCTGTCTGGTGGGAATAGTACATTGCGAGTGGTGGGGGTTATGGCTCTGCTAAAATGCTCATGTACCAGCAGGTAGTGGGATGAGAGATTGCAGCCAAAGTGCACATCATCTTCAATTCGTTGGAAGAATTCTACTGAGTGGGCTGGAAGGAACCTGAATACTTGCATTCTTCTGCCCCTCCCTGCAAGAATCATTTGGGACCATTGCATCTCCTGTCCTCTCTTTGAGATACACATACCCCCCcctcctcacaatctccctcgagCGAGGGTCCGATTTCAGATGTTAAAATGAGGTTGGCCCTTTAAAGCCAATAGCCTATTGGGCTCCTGGGTGCAGCCATCACTTTCACTGCCCTATTCCACCTCTCCTTTGCTCCCTCACTATGCATCTGACTCTGCAGTCTGAGCATCAAACACTGAACAGGGCAAagccagagtcatagagagaaagagcacggaaacaggccctttcagccagtgagtctacaccaaccatcaaccacccatttacactaatcttacataaatcccattttttattcttcccccattctcttcaactccccccagagtctacgattcacttacacactaggggtgacttatagtggccaattaacctaccacgcacatgtctctgggatgtgggaggaaacccatgaagtcacagggagaatgtgcaaactcaacacaaacAGCAGctgaagttaggattgaacctggggctctggcgctgtgaggcagtggtcctactagctgcaccactgtactgccctcTTTCCAGTGTTGGAATTGGAGGAGTTTATTCAGCCCCTCCTTGTTCCAGCACCCCATTAGATCGTGGCCGATCTACTCCcccccagctccccccaccctccccccccccccgctttaaTTCCCTTCTCTTTAATAGcctatcaaaaatctatcaatccaaGGTCAGGCATTTTCAATTCACCCAGCCTTTCAGTACTTTCACAAGTTCTTGATATTTATACAACTTTCTCTCTGTTCCATTCCAAGTGAACCATCCTGTGAGTCAAAGCAGCCTCTGGGCAAATAAAAAAGTGCTGTTATTCGTTCACCTGGTTGGCTCTGGTACCTTGTACCTGGTGGCTGATGCTCACAACAGCTTATTGATTAGCTATTACCAACAGCAGGAGATAAACCTGCCCTTTCATGGCAAGGAAGGGGTATGCTCAGCCCCTAGAGCTGTTCTAACATTCAACTAGATCATGATTTATCTGTATCATGGCTCCTTCCAGCGACCTTGGCTTTGTACCCCTTAAGCCTCTAATGCATCTCTCTGTCTCAGTTTGGAAACTTCCAATTGTGCCTCAGCCATTTAGAAGGacagttccagatttcaaccatttcCTACTCTTAAGgctatcctgactggctgcatcatggtctagtacggcAATCTGAAGGTgcagaaacataagaagctgcagagagtagtgtacTCAGccaaatacatcacgggcacacccctccaCACCATTGGTAGAATCTATataaggtgctgcctcaagaaggcaacatctatcatcaaagatccccaccattcaggccatgccatctcgcagctaccatcaagcaggtggtacagaagcctgaagtcccacaccaccagtttcaagaacagctacttcccttcaaccatttggttcttgaaccaaccggcacaacccgaatcactacttcagtacagcaacacgatgaccactttgatcactttgcaatgccatggacttcatttttttttggttctaattgtgttctttcttgtaaaaattgagtgtaatgtatgtttagtttatgtttttcttgtgaatgctacttatctgatgctatgtgcctgtgatactgctgcaagcaagttttttattgcacctgtgcatacatgtacttgtgcatatggtgataaacttgactttgattccCCCTCAAACTGAAATCCAATAATGGAAACGATAGCTTCTTGCTATCTGTCTTATCAAATCCTTAATCTTTTACACAGAAGTGAACACAAGACTTGCCTATTGAACATACCCTCTTAATTTAACTCTTTCAActtgggtttcatccgggtgaaTCGTGCCTTTCAATGCCAACATATCCTTCCTATTTGTCCCACTAATTCTCGTTAGCTCAAACTTGAGAATCACCTTCCTTGTTAAACCAGCAGGATCCTGCTTCTCTCGGTGACTATCCTGTGTTACAGACCCATACACTCTCAGAACTAGGATGACGATTTACAAAATAATTtcgagcaaaaaaaaaacatatcaGCTGGCTGTATAACAAACTTAACCCCTAGCAGTCTAACCCCTAGCTTGTTCTAAATGCAGGCATAGTATGAGGAGCTGGTGGCTTACCCAACATTGCTGTGTTATTCTCTTGAGAGGGCAGCAAAACACACATCTCTCTGTCTAATCGCCCTCTAATGCTCACTGCTTTGACTCGCCCATTCAAGGTTTGTTATGAAGTGCTGCTCGATTTCTTGGGCCTATGAACCCAGAAAGtagagaagaaagaaaattacaaCATACCATGTCAAGCCGAATTGAATTTTAAGTTGCTTCCCACTCTCCCAACTCTTcgctcccctctcctccttccaCCCATACCCCAATGCCCATCtaccttccttcccttccctccttccctccctcttctctctgTGGGATGGGTGCATAGATCAGTAAAATCGAAACGGGAAAGAGAATGTCCAATAGTGATCTCATTTGAAACAGCCTATTTGTGTTTCAAATATAGGACAGCCCATTAAACACAGAACTTTAGGCAACCCTATTCCCAAGCACAGAACTGGTCACACATTCCAGTTGTGGTCCCACCAGAGCGTTGTGTAGCTATGACGTGTCTTCTACTCATTTATGCTCCAGTCCTCTGGTTTCCATTATCTTTCCTAATTTAATTTGATGTTATAATGATCTATGAACAAAGACTCTTGTCTTTTTTCTAGCTTTATACCATTTTAGAAGTATCTCTGTTCTCTCCTTTTTCAGTCCAAATTGGACGACCGCACGGTTCTcgatgttgaaatccatttgcctgtTTGGCCCAGATGCTCAATCCATTAAAAGCTCTGTAACTTAATGCTTCTATTTGTGTTGCCTACAATGTCACCTAGcctcatatcatcagcaaaccatATAGTTGTGCTCCCAAGACAAAACTTTGTGGCACAACATGTCACAACCTGACAAAATAGAGCATCCACAGTTTAATGATCTTGCTCTCCATCACCTGTTCTTCAGCCAGTCTCTAAACCATCTCATTAAATTGCCTTCAATTTTGCAACCCTCAGCTTTAGCCAGTGTCTTAAGTGGGACTTTATGTCATGCCCTTTGGTGGTCCATACAAAAATCATCCCTAGACAATCCCCTGTCACCTTCGCTAGCACAGTGccgtagctagtagagctgctgcctccaagctccagtgacccgagttcaatcatTACCTCGGGTGCTCAagtcccaaagacgtgttggttggtaggttaaccggccactgtaaattgccgcaAATATGTACATGAGTGGGAGGAATAGATGAGAatatggggtgaataaaatgtgattgaataggcttagtgtaaatgggtggttagtgTTCAGTGTGGACATGTTGAGCCGAATGGTGGGAGGAAAACAGTAAATGCAGATAATAGAAGGGTAGCTCATTCCCAATGCAAAGAAGCATAGTATTTCCCCAGGTTTTCTTACTGGCAACCTTAAGCATTTTTCAGACCAAGTGTTGATAAGTTCCTTTTTTTATGGAACAATTCTGGTTCAATAGTTAAAGTGAATTAAACTGCTGTTGAAAAAGGTACCATGGGGATACAATTATTAGGCAGTCATTACTCACTGATTAAAAGctgcttctgtgctggatgactctgacACTCTGACCTCTTCAAAGTACTCAATCAGTTTTGACATGCATGACTTGCCCTTCATGGATCTATGGTCTCTATCTCTGATCAGTTGACAGTTTTCAAGGggttcaatctctttattcttAACAATGGCTCTAGTAATTCCCTGACCGTAGATGTTTGGCtagctggtctatagttccctgctttccctctctcatcttttCTAAGTAGTAAAGTGACATATGCAATTTTCTAATCCAAAGGAACAGTTCCTGGATCAGGATAACTTTGGAAAGTTTGGAATTCAGTAGTTCTTAGGAAAAATTAATTAATGAGGTACGCTGACTACAGATTGCAAGTTATTTTTGCAAGATGAAGGATTACACGACAGGAGGGAGACAGTAAAGGCAGCTAACATAAGGGTCACTTACTCCTGATGCTAAGAAGCACAACATTTCCCCAGATCTCTTACTGGTGACTCTAAGCATCTTTCAGACCAAGTGTTAATGAGTTCCTTTTTTTTATGGACAATTCTGGTTCAATAGTTAAAGCAAATTAAACTGCTGTTGAAAAAGGACCATGGGGATACAGTTATTAGGCAGTCATTACTCACCAATTAAAAGTGATTTGTAACTCTTGTACCCATAGCAGATCTACAAGATCCTGTTATTAATTAAGTCTTTGTGAGGGCATTAATGCTGGCTCCCTCTGTCCATATTGATACAGTTTCTGCAGTAAAAGGAGAACGAAGAAGCTGAGACTGGTCTCCAGGTTGAAAGGAATTTGATATAAAgtttcaaaattcagaagtgttTTGACAAAGTATACAGGGAGGAAGATTGGTCACAGATGAAATGATTAGCCAAAGAACTAGAGGGTCGATAAGAATTAATTTTCACCAAATTGTTGTGATTCAAAGGGCACTGCTTGAAAGAGTGCTGGAAACAGGTTCGAAAGAAAATTAACTAAATAATTGAAGTTGACAATTGAAGTTCTATAAGTACTTGAGGTTGAAaaatttgcagggttatggggaagagttggggggaatgggactaattggacaCTTTGAAGGAGATGATTCTGTCAGTGGAATGGTTGCCTTCTATTCAGCAACAGTGGATAAACATGATCACTTATGCTTTGGTTTGATACTGTGCTTCCTAAGTACCCTCCTTGAGTTGTTCCAAGACACCATTCTCTACCTGTGATAGTTTGTCTGCTTTTCAGGCAGATGAAGCATCACAATCTCAACCAATGCATATTTTTGGATGTCACTGCAGGGCAATCCAGGAATTGAAAGCACGAGATTAACTGTAGTGATTGTCTCACTGTCTGAGACTGGAGGATAACACTAACCACACAGGCCAAGTCCCAAATCATGTCCCCCTTATTTCTAAATGGGGCAGAAGCATTACATTAACTCCACCTTGAACTGTATGAGGGAAACCATTGGGGAAAGTCTTAGCGGACTGGCAAACAATCTGCTCGCTTCTCTCAGTGGAGAAAAGAATGTACTGCAGTTAATTACAACTCTTTAGGTGGAACTCTTTACTCTGACTTACAAGGTTGAAAGTTCTGGTTCCTTCCCAGAGCTTTGGACACAtatggacaggcatggtagtgtatgacaggcacggtagtgtagttgttagcttgacactattacagtgccagcgaactgggttcaattccggccactgtctgtaatgagtttgtacgttctccctgtgtctgcgtgggtttcctccgggtgctccggtttcctcccacattccaaagacgtacgggttaggaggttgtggccatgctatgttggcaccggaagcgtggtgacacttgcgggctgccccagaacactctacgcaaaagatgcatttcactgtgtgtttcaatggacatgtgactaataaagatatcttaatacaGTGCAGAAGGGacaccatctttcagatgagcaATTACATCAAGGTCTCCTCTGCCCTCTAGGGtgaatggcactattttgaagaaaaaataaAGACTTCATCTTTTCATATGACAtggtctatgccagttctcagaacaatcccattccctcatttatttccttgtaacctattctctctcatacatcCATCAACTCCATGCAATTCTCCTGACACCCACCtccatcaggggcaatttacagtggccaatgaccCTACCAAACCACACTCTTTGGGAGCATTCAGgagaaacccacccagtcacacggaggacgtgcaaactccacacagacagcaccagaggtcaggattgaacttgggtcactggagatgagagccagcagctctattcattgtgccactgtgccatccattaCTGGTAGTAACATTGCGCTTCTCGTCATCTCAAACGTCCCAAATCCTATTAGACCtaatgaagttttttttgataattagtcactattataatgtgggaaattacAGAGGGCATTGTGCACACGGCAAGCTCCCATGGACAACAATGTAATCACCAGCTCATCTATTGTTGATGTTGATTGTGATGTAAATGTTGCCTAgcatccctgctcttctttgaaccAATATTCAACCAGAGAGACCAGACGTGACCTCCTTGAACCCTTCATTTGAAAAGCA
The window above is part of the Pristis pectinata isolate sPriPec2 chromosome 1, sPriPec2.1.pri, whole genome shotgun sequence genome. Proteins encoded here:
- the tmem121aa gene encoding transmembrane protein 121, which gives rise to MVLPPPDRRHVCLSTIVIMSSMAFMDAYLVEQNQGPRKIGVCIIVLVGDICFLIVLRYVAVWVGAEVKTAKRGYAMILWFLYIFVLEIKLYFIFQNYKAEKKNTDIVARKALTLLLSICVPGLYLILIALDSMDYVRTFRKKEDLRGRLFWVALDLLDILDIQANLWEPHKSGLPMWAEGLMFFYCYILLLILPCVSLSEISMQGEHIAPQKMMLYPVLSLVTINIVTIFIRSINMLLFRDSRVSTIFIGKNIIAIASKTCTFVEYQKQVKNFPENAIALELQQNSIPHNQSIHNTQAVPHNQTPTREIVDT